In a genomic window of Sphingomonas lutea:
- a CDS encoding amidohydrolase family protein produces the protein MSRTIYHISMAVSVACACAAPAVSHDGHEKGVAVVDAAVPSGGKLSVIAFTHAAVVPMDRERVLRDQTVVVVNGKIAALGPASKVKVPAKAVRIDAKDRFLLPALSDMHVHVEGPSWNKLLSPEALAASKNISFENFLFPYVANGVTTVQVLSGTQELLPVREQIAKGDLLAPRLILARMIDGPDKAWPPPLADWVKTAAEARNATRKAKADGYDKMKVYSFLTKETYDAIMATAREQQMDVVGHIPYALSVEYVVDGGQKMIAHTEEVAKHAGGDYSAERISYFAGRIANKKVWLTPTLVTTRRILEEFSDPNGLFARPEAAYAAHPMQKEIWSFISNMYKGIPPDARTKLRDDFEKFQRPFTKVFHDKGGQLMTGTDALMPRLVSGFALHQELQELVSVGLTPYEALRTSTTIPSDYLGEAKDAGTIEVGKRTDLLLVDANPLEDISAASKIAGVMMRGRWIGRDEIDRRMRHVSAQVGDRTK, from the coding sequence ATGTCGCGAACAATCTATCACATCTCGATGGCCGTTTCGGTAGCCTGCGCTTGCGCGGCGCCCGCAGTTAGCCACGACGGCCACGAGAAGGGTGTAGCGGTCGTTGATGCAGCAGTCCCGAGCGGCGGCAAGTTGAGCGTCATCGCGTTCACTCATGCTGCGGTCGTGCCGATGGACCGCGAACGCGTCCTGCGCGATCAAACCGTGGTGGTGGTCAACGGCAAGATTGCCGCGCTGGGACCGGCATCAAAGGTCAAAGTCCCCGCGAAAGCTGTCAGGATCGACGCAAAGGATCGCTTTCTGTTGCCAGCGCTGAGCGACATGCATGTCCACGTCGAGGGCCCGTCCTGGAACAAGCTGCTCAGTCCGGAAGCCCTGGCTGCGAGCAAGAATATCTCGTTCGAGAACTTCCTCTTTCCCTATGTCGCGAACGGGGTCACGACCGTGCAAGTCCTGTCGGGGACGCAGGAACTGCTTCCGGTGCGCGAGCAGATCGCGAAGGGAGACTTGCTCGCGCCCAGGCTGATCCTGGCGCGGATGATCGACGGGCCCGACAAGGCTTGGCCGCCGCCGTTGGCCGACTGGGTCAAGACAGCCGCCGAGGCGCGCAATGCTACGCGCAAGGCCAAGGCCGACGGCTACGACAAGATGAAGGTCTATTCCTTCCTGACCAAGGAAACTTACGACGCAATCATGGCGACGGCCAGGGAGCAGCAGATGGATGTGGTCGGACACATCCCGTACGCGCTTTCGGTCGAGTACGTCGTCGATGGCGGCCAAAAGATGATTGCCCACACCGAAGAGGTCGCGAAACATGCTGGCGGCGATTATTCGGCCGAGAGGATTTCCTATTTCGCCGGACGGATCGCCAATAAAAAAGTTTGGTTGACGCCGACGCTGGTGACGACGCGGCGTATCCTGGAGGAGTTCTCAGATCCGAATGGGCTCTTCGCCCGCCCCGAAGCCGCCTACGCGGCTCACCCGATGCAGAAGGAGATCTGGTCCTTCATCTCGAACATGTACAAGGGCATTCCGCCGGACGCGCGGACCAAGCTGCGCGACGATTTCGAGAAATTCCAGAGGCCGTTCACTAAAGTCTTCCACGACAAGGGCGGGCAGCTGATGACCGGCACCGACGCGTTGATGCCGCGCCTCGTCTCCGGCTTCGCCTTGCACCAGGAGCTGCAGGAGCTCGTCTCAGTCGGGCTGACGCCCTATGAGGCGCTGCGCACCTCAACGACGATACCCAGCGATTATCTCGGCGAGGCCAAGGACGCCGGCACTATCGAGGTCGGCAAGCGGACAGATCTTCTTTTGGTCGATGCCAATCCGCTTGAAGATATCTCGGCGGCTTCGAAGATCGCCGGGGTCATGATGCGGGGCAGGTGGATCGGTCGGGACGAGATAGACCGCAGGATGCGGCACGTTTCGGCCCAGGTTGGCGACAGGACGAAATGA
- a CDS encoding LytTR family DNA-binding domain-containing protein, producing MNGASASRMNPREIWRRVSLDIALFVFLGLVMAQLGPYRTLEAPPLFRTAYWLLAVFGAGLAAIVAERAIAGRVRRFWPRIAAASLLVTPPVTLYIYALNAVMLDLPRRWWLMPQLAWQVLVVMLLLMTLRALLWRRLVETRTIVMPPLPEAEREFRLRLSAKRRAARLLAIEAEDHYVRVHTDTGSELVTMRFSDALEELGRAYGHRVHRSWWVVGDAIEDVRWTRTGGEVRLSGGIVAPVSRSYAPALKWAGWR from the coding sequence GTGAACGGTGCTTCTGCTTCGCGAATGAACCCGCGTGAGATTTGGCGACGGGTCTCGCTCGACATCGCATTGTTCGTCTTCTTAGGTTTGGTGATGGCGCAGCTCGGGCCCTACCGCACTCTAGAGGCGCCGCCGCTGTTTCGAACCGCCTATTGGCTGCTGGCGGTGTTCGGCGCCGGCCTCGCGGCCATTGTCGCCGAGCGCGCAATCGCGGGCCGCGTCCGTCGCTTCTGGCCCCGAATCGCGGCCGCCTCTCTCCTCGTCACGCCTCCGGTCACGCTGTACATCTATGCCCTGAACGCAGTGATGCTCGACCTTCCCAGGCGATGGTGGCTCATGCCGCAGCTCGCCTGGCAAGTGCTGGTCGTGATGCTACTGCTGATGACCTTGCGCGCCCTGTTGTGGCGGCGGCTGGTCGAGACGCGAACAATCGTTATGCCGCCGCTCCCAGAAGCGGAGCGCGAGTTTCGGCTCCGGCTGTCGGCGAAACGTCGCGCAGCGCGGCTGCTCGCGATCGAAGCGGAAGACCATTACGTCCGCGTGCACACCGATACGGGTTCGGAGCTCGTCACGATGCGATTTTCAGACGCGCTGGAAGAACTAGGTCGGGCGTACGGCCATCGCGTGCATCGGTCGTGGTGGGTCGTCGGCGACGCGATTGAAGACGTGAGGTGGACTCGTACCGGGGGCGAGGTGCGGCTGAGCGGCGGGATCGTAGCGCCTGTAAGCCGAAGCTACGCCCCCGCCCTGAAGTGGGCAGGCTGGCGATAA
- a CDS encoding L,D-transpeptidase family protein, producing the protein MREFLAATAAALLVAAISTSPAFASGSKVSSPLALAKQAEKLKPGEWVWAGKVAPTGPILVYVDLGRQRATVYRNGVRIAVSTISSGKEGHSTPTGVFTILQKNKDHRSSTYDNAPMPYMQRLTWKGVALHAGNLPGYPASHGCVRLPLEFAKILFDNMPMGGTVVIAGGHEDPVKRPPAGVLAPAMAGVTAQPKAILTQNGTFTWTPEAAPDGPVSIIISTGDQQVVVLRNGVEIGRAKAVVQQQTSESQVMTLAGGARPQWIQVGVSDLTGEPAEIISTQQVNEMELPEAFVRGMRSVIKPGTTVLVTQAGVTQDSTGRQATVLDADDGKN; encoded by the coding sequence ATGCGTGAATTCCTCGCCGCGACCGCTGCGGCCCTTCTCGTCGCTGCGATTTCCACCTCTCCCGCGTTTGCCAGCGGTTCGAAGGTCTCATCGCCGCTCGCGCTCGCCAAGCAGGCGGAGAAACTGAAGCCGGGCGAATGGGTTTGGGCGGGCAAGGTCGCGCCGACCGGGCCGATCCTGGTCTATGTCGATCTCGGGCGGCAGCGCGCGACGGTCTATCGCAACGGCGTGCGCATCGCGGTTTCCACCATCTCCTCGGGCAAGGAGGGGCATTCGACGCCGACCGGGGTCTTCACGATCCTACAGAAGAACAAGGATCACCGTTCGTCGACTTACGACAATGCGCCGATGCCCTATATGCAGCGGCTGACGTGGAAGGGTGTCGCGCTCCACGCCGGCAACCTTCCGGGCTACCCGGCCAGCCACGGCTGCGTCCGCTTGCCGCTCGAATTCGCCAAGATCCTGTTCGACAACATGCCGATGGGCGGGACGGTGGTGATCGCCGGCGGGCACGAGGATCCGGTCAAGCGGCCGCCCGCGGGCGTGCTTGCCCCGGCGATGGCGGGCGTCACGGCCCAGCCCAAGGCGATCCTGACCCAAAACGGTACCTTCACCTGGACCCCCGAGGCCGCGCCGGACGGCCCGGTGTCGATCATCATCTCGACCGGAGACCAGCAGGTCGTGGTGCTGCGCAATGGCGTGGAAATCGGACGTGCCAAGGCCGTGGTGCAGCAGCAAACCTCCGAAAGCCAGGTCATGACCTTGGCCGGCGGCGCGCGGCCGCAATGGATCCAGGTCGGCGTTTCGGACCTCACCGGGGAACCGGCCGAGATCATCTCGACCCAGCAAGTGAATGAGATGGAGCTGCCCGAAGCCTTCGTCCGCGGCATGCGCTCGGTCATCAAGCCGGGCACGACGGTGCTGGTGACGCAGGCCGGCGTGACCCAGGATTCGACCGGGCGCCAGGCAACCGTGCTCGACGCCGACGACGGCAAGAATTGA
- a CDS encoding polysaccharide biosynthesis/export family protein, protein MVRVLQGRYLAPLSTISKRLISHWITLSLLLAGGGAVHAQSPAPPARAEYRLNAGDTLEVFVWGEERMQREARVLPDGTFAFPLAGTIQAEGKTAREVGVEIQTKIAGYFRAGTPEVTVSVKDTSGMRFYVIGKVRSPGSYSIGRSINALQALTLAGGPAEFANVDQAVILRETRTGQNVERVSLSDVLKGARGLDAGNQARIIPVLRSGDVLVIP, encoded by the coding sequence ATGGTTCGTGTTTTGCAGGGTCGATACCTTGCTCCGCTCTCGACGATATCAAAGCGCCTCATCTCGCACTGGATAACTTTGAGTTTGTTGCTCGCAGGCGGCGGTGCGGTGCATGCGCAATCGCCTGCACCGCCGGCACGCGCCGAGTATCGGCTCAACGCCGGTGATACCCTCGAGGTGTTTGTTTGGGGCGAAGAAAGGATGCAGCGCGAAGCGCGTGTGCTTCCTGATGGCACATTCGCCTTTCCGCTGGCCGGAACCATCCAGGCCGAAGGCAAGACGGCGCGGGAAGTTGGCGTCGAAATCCAGACCAAGATCGCGGGGTACTTTCGCGCCGGGACGCCTGAAGTCACCGTGTCCGTCAAAGATACCTCCGGAATGCGCTTCTATGTGATCGGTAAGGTTCGCTCACCCGGCAGCTATTCTATTGGACGTTCGATCAATGCGCTCCAGGCGTTGACGCTCGCCGGCGGGCCCGCCGAATTTGCAAATGTGGATCAGGCAGTGATCCTGCGCGAAACCCGCACGGGGCAGAATGTCGAGCGCGTCAGTTTATCGGACGTCCTCAAGGGCGCACGCGGTCTTGATGCGGGGAATCAAGCGCGCATCATTCCAGTTCTGCGAAGTGGCGATGTTCTTGTCATTCCCTAA
- a CDS encoding GumC family protein, with translation MEEHEGGLSAAEAAAALWRRKYWLAVPAVVGTGVAAVVALLMDPIYQSSATILIESQQIPTTLVASPITSYADERIAKIRQQILSRDNLIELINKNKLYPDERGKKQLADIIEMMRSAIQVDLVSANVGSRNAQGGKATIAFTLGYQYSDAAVTQDVTQQLTGMFIDADVRRRTEQASGTASFLSRRADELRERLDKIETQITEVRSRFNGALPDQVLASSQNSASLRSEIARIDIEAQGVVQSNAMLAGQIQERSSERSQSELAQAEANLAKLSAQYADNHPDVRAAQELVMRLREADYVAVAPVRPVMTQQLQAGRSRLALLDRRRSELEAQVARADRLVGLSPQAAYELNNLTREFENLNDQYQKIRDRQMEAQVAANLEAEEKGERFTLVDAPQMPEQPIKPNRPMIVFLGFLGGLGFGVALTLLIELLLKPIHGRAAIVRLTGHTPLGSVPLTRHGLAANDDRSFKTRILQWLPRRAHS, from the coding sequence ATGGAAGAGCACGAGGGCGGCCTTTCGGCCGCGGAAGCAGCTGCGGCGCTATGGCGCCGGAAGTACTGGCTGGCGGTCCCTGCTGTAGTTGGCACCGGGGTCGCTGCCGTTGTCGCTCTACTTATGGACCCCATTTACCAGTCGTCCGCGACCATTCTGATCGAATCACAACAGATACCTACAACGCTCGTTGCGTCACCCATCACAAGCTACGCCGATGAGCGGATCGCTAAGATCCGGCAGCAGATCCTGAGTCGCGATAACCTCATCGAGCTTATCAATAAGAATAAGTTGTACCCGGATGAGCGCGGCAAGAAACAGCTTGCGGACATCATCGAGATGATGCGCTCGGCAATTCAGGTTGACCTGGTCAGCGCCAACGTGGGGTCCCGCAACGCTCAGGGCGGCAAAGCCACCATCGCGTTTACATTAGGATACCAGTATTCAGACGCCGCTGTGACGCAGGACGTCACGCAGCAGCTTACCGGTATGTTCATCGATGCGGACGTTCGACGCCGGACCGAACAAGCTTCGGGCACGGCGTCCTTCCTATCCCGTCGAGCCGACGAGCTCCGCGAGCGGCTCGACAAGATCGAGACGCAAATTACCGAGGTTCGTTCGCGCTTCAATGGGGCGCTGCCAGATCAGGTCCTGGCAAGTTCGCAAAATAGCGCCTCGCTGCGTAGCGAGATCGCCCGTATCGATATCGAGGCGCAGGGCGTAGTCCAAAGCAATGCGATGCTCGCGGGCCAGATTCAGGAACGGAGCAGCGAGCGCTCCCAGTCAGAGCTTGCGCAGGCCGAAGCCAATCTTGCCAAGCTTTCGGCCCAATATGCCGATAATCACCCGGATGTTCGCGCCGCGCAGGAACTGGTCATGCGGCTGCGCGAAGCCGATTATGTCGCGGTCGCTCCAGTACGTCCCGTGATGACGCAACAGCTTCAGGCTGGTCGCTCACGGTTGGCTCTACTCGATCGGCGCCGCTCCGAATTAGAGGCGCAGGTCGCTCGCGCGGATCGTCTGGTAGGTCTCTCCCCTCAAGCTGCCTACGAACTCAACAATCTCACGCGCGAATTCGAAAATCTCAACGACCAGTATCAGAAGATTCGCGACCGGCAGATGGAAGCTCAAGTCGCCGCTAACCTGGAAGCTGAGGAGAAGGGCGAGCGGTTTACCCTAGTTGACGCCCCTCAGATGCCCGAGCAGCCTATCAAGCCAAATCGTCCGATGATCGTGTTTCTGGGATTCCTTGGAGGACTTGGCTTCGGCGTTGCCCTGACGCTGCTCATCGAACTGCTTCTGAAACCAATTCACGGTCGTGCTGCGATCGTCCGCCTGACGGGCCACACGCCACTTGGATCGGTGCCACTCACGCGCCACGGCCTCGCCGCCAATGACGACCGCTCGTTCAAGACAAGGATTCTGCAATGGCTGCCTCGCAGGGCGCACTCCTGA
- a CDS encoding CpsD/CapB family tyrosine-protein kinase, which translates to MAASQGALLTVTGGDASSPDQAAVASDWRLNSRNIVAKGDHLLDHGIYALDHKDPRARPFILLRSQVLNALEKLEGRVLAVTSASALNGKSHVAANLACAISRVRETALVDLHLRRPVIGTRFGLPAVDGIRSYLEGSNDLGQLSFRLQDERLAIHAAGTASEDSSDLLLSPRFGKFFSTLHAGPEEAICIIDTPPVLESDDMLLISKQVDGVLFVIEEGKTTKSELVESFRLLNGTPVVGTLLNKAIKPFGGIHG; encoded by the coding sequence ATGGCTGCCTCGCAGGGCGCACTCCTGACCGTGACCGGCGGGGACGCCTCCTCTCCCGATCAAGCAGCGGTCGCAAGCGACTGGCGCCTGAACTCGAGGAATATTGTCGCCAAGGGCGATCACCTGCTGGACCACGGCATCTATGCGCTCGACCACAAAGATCCGCGGGCACGACCGTTCATCCTGTTGCGCTCGCAGGTCCTGAATGCTCTCGAAAAACTTGAGGGCCGCGTCCTCGCGGTGACTTCGGCGTCCGCCTTAAACGGTAAGTCGCATGTTGCCGCTAATCTCGCATGCGCAATTAGTCGCGTGCGTGAAACGGCTCTGGTCGATCTCCATCTTCGCAGGCCGGTCATTGGCACTCGCTTCGGCCTGCCGGCTGTGGACGGGATCCGATCCTACCTGGAAGGCAGCAATGATCTCGGGCAGCTAAGCTTCCGCCTCCAGGACGAGCGCCTAGCCATCCATGCGGCCGGCACGGCAAGCGAGGATTCTTCCGACCTGCTGCTGTCACCCCGCTTCGGCAAGTTCTTCTCGACTCTCCACGCTGGGCCTGAAGAAGCGATCTGCATCATCGACACGCCGCCGGTTCTCGAAAGCGACGACATGCTGTTGATCTCGAAACAGGTCGATGGCGTGCTCTTCGTGATCGAAGAAGGAAAGACAACGAAGAGCGAATTGGTTGAGTCATTCCGGCTTCTAAACGGGACGCCGGTCGTCGGAACATTGCTGAACAAAGCGATCAAGCCCTTTGGCGGCATCCACGGCTAG
- a CDS encoding PEPxxWA-CTERM sorting domain-containing protein, with product MLLKRVSIIVGLLALAATPASATTFNFDGGPSSGTTATSLSFTKDGITTSLKGYKFADSITPGTLNGTNLSALTGNVTLSYSNRGVGVCSGENGSATGNSAGCPEIDSADEGGRNATNYNEGLLLSFTGVPAVDLLGAVLNIVDANDTLGIYGVRDTGVLDLLGFADGTITNPGGGFTVTFIGDNTNREYQLTFTPALGTYSRYFFTNMSEVSTNGQYGGDGYRLRSLTVAGVPEPATWAMMLLGFGFIGFQMRRSRVRKVLAV from the coding sequence GTGTTGCTTAAGCGAGTTTCCATCATTGTCGGACTGCTCGCGCTTGCTGCAACACCAGCGAGTGCCACGACGTTCAATTTCGATGGTGGTCCCAGCAGCGGCACGACTGCGACGAGCCTGAGCTTCACCAAGGATGGAATCACCACCAGCCTTAAGGGCTACAAATTCGCCGACAGCATCACCCCCGGCACACTGAACGGGACGAACCTTTCCGCACTGACCGGAAATGTGACGCTCAGTTACAGCAACCGCGGCGTCGGCGTCTGCTCGGGCGAGAATGGTAGCGCCACCGGCAACAGCGCCGGCTGCCCGGAAATTGACAGCGCAGATGAGGGCGGCCGTAACGCGACCAATTACAATGAGGGACTGCTTCTTTCGTTCACTGGCGTGCCTGCCGTGGACCTCTTGGGGGCAGTGCTCAACATTGTCGACGCGAACGACACGCTGGGCATTTATGGTGTAAGGGACACCGGAGTTCTGGACCTTCTTGGCTTCGCAGACGGGACGATCACGAACCCAGGAGGCGGTTTCACTGTCACCTTCATTGGCGACAACACCAACCGCGAGTACCAGCTGACGTTTACCCCAGCCCTGGGGACCTACTCCCGGTACTTCTTCACGAACATGTCAGAGGTCTCCACCAACGGTCAGTATGGCGGTGACGGATATCGGTTGCGGTCGCTCACGGTGGCGGGCGTACCTGAGCCGGCGACCTGGGCAATGATGCTCTTGGGCTTCGGTTTCATTGGATTTCAGATGCGCCGCTCCCGCGTGCGCAAGGTCTTAGCAGTCTGA
- a CDS encoding choice-of-anchor C family PEP-CTERM protein has translation MMKRYLLGAAAALAIAASPASAATLINGGFEGGTFTQPYVTLSSANSTYDDIYGWEVTGGTVEWIGSYWQPHTGSKSLDLNGTSPGTISQNIADTVGGQSYAISFYASKNPDAGAPTRTGTISFGGQTQTFTYALSNTLANMSWQLYTFYFTASGANTLLSFSGNATTGGCCWGPALDDVSIAAVPEPEIWAMLLFGLGAVGWQMRRRNRLQVVTA, from the coding sequence ATGATGAAGCGCTACTTACTAGGAGCGGCAGCCGCACTCGCGATTGCTGCATCACCCGCAAGTGCAGCGACGCTGATCAATGGGGGCTTCGAGGGCGGGACGTTTACACAGCCTTACGTCACGTTGAGCAGCGCCAACAGCACGTACGACGATATATATGGCTGGGAAGTCACGGGCGGCACTGTCGAGTGGATCGGCAGCTACTGGCAGCCTCACACGGGCTCGAAGAGCCTCGATCTGAACGGCACATCGCCTGGGACCATCTCCCAGAACATCGCCGACACTGTTGGCGGCCAAAGCTACGCGATCAGCTTCTATGCGTCCAAGAATCCCGACGCTGGAGCGCCGACCCGCACTGGAACAATTTCGTTCGGCGGTCAGACGCAGACCTTCACGTATGCTCTTTCAAACACGCTCGCGAATATGAGTTGGCAGCTGTACACGTTCTACTTCACCGCATCGGGCGCGAACACGCTACTGTCGTTTTCGGGCAACGCGACGACCGGCGGGTGCTGCTGGGGCCCTGCTTTGGACGACGTGAGCATCGCTGCGGTTCCTGAGCCAGAAATCTGGGCGATGTTGCTATTCGGTTTGGGTGCGGTCGGTTGGCAGATGCGCCGGCGCAATCGTCTGCAGGTCGTTACAGCCTGA
- a CDS encoding EpsD family peptidyl-prolyl cis-trans isomerase: MSRAIALAVLCVGLSACGGSKESPSGQVVARINGQEITLSELNSELLANNLGKKAEDPAVRQQMIERLIARKLLVEAARDEGLDKSSEYILARQRTEENELAGLAQRQMMSKIKPPTRQEAEKFIADNPALFNNRKLMILEQIRFLQPANKNDVKFLEQAKSLDEVADLLKQAAIRFERAPTVFDTTSVSRELADRIDNLPPGEVFVISNGQMVLANVIREKQPAAIPQEARIQYASQLIQQQKIGKAIERQVAELKKKAEISYQPGYEPKK; the protein is encoded by the coding sequence GTGTCACGAGCCATCGCGCTCGCGGTCCTGTGCGTGGGTCTCAGTGCCTGTGGCGGATCCAAGGAAAGTCCTTCTGGTCAGGTGGTCGCCCGCATCAACGGGCAGGAGATCACCCTCTCAGAATTGAACAGTGAGTTGCTCGCGAACAATCTGGGCAAGAAGGCCGAGGATCCGGCTGTCCGCCAGCAAATGATCGAAAGATTGATCGCCAGAAAATTGCTCGTTGAGGCCGCTCGTGACGAGGGTCTCGATAAGTCGAGTGAGTACATTCTCGCGCGGCAGCGGACCGAAGAGAACGAACTTGCCGGACTGGCCCAGCGGCAGATGATGAGCAAGATTAAGCCACCGACGCGTCAGGAGGCGGAAAAGTTTATCGCGGATAACCCGGCGCTCTTTAACAACCGCAAACTCATGATCCTCGAGCAGATCCGCTTTCTGCAGCCTGCAAACAAGAACGACGTTAAATTTCTCGAGCAGGCCAAGTCCTTGGACGAGGTTGCTGATCTGCTGAAGCAGGCGGCGATTCGGTTCGAGCGCGCGCCAACGGTGTTCGACACGACCAGCGTTAGCCGGGAGCTAGCTGACCGGATCGATAATCTTCCCCCAGGCGAAGTGTTTGTGATCTCAAACGGTCAGATGGTCCTCGCTAACGTAATCCGCGAAAAGCAGCCAGCAGCCATCCCGCAGGAGGCTCGGATCCAATATGCAAGTCAGCTGATCCAGCAGCAGAAGATCGGTAAGGCGATTGAGCGGCAGGTTGCGGAGCTGAAGAAAAAGGCTGAGATCAGTTACCAGCCAGGCTACGAGCCCAAGAAGTAG
- a CDS encoding XrtV sorting system accessory protein, with translation MQTVYDWVTLAIFAGLVVLFLQRSSAEEPRDRLLHYLIAGAGCATVNYLGNEGMHLLAIIGLLGVLIFIQMTLKPLSAWTR, from the coding sequence ATGCAAACCGTCTATGATTGGGTCACCCTTGCGATTTTCGCTGGACTAGTAGTGCTTTTCCTGCAGCGATCGTCGGCCGAGGAGCCACGCGACCGGCTTCTGCACTACCTTATTGCGGGAGCTGGCTGCGCCACGGTGAATTACCTCGGCAATGAGGGAATGCACCTTTTGGCGATCATCGGTTTGCTGGGTGTGCTGATCTTCATTCAAATGACACTGAAACCGCTGAGCGCCTGGACCCGCTAG
- a CDS encoding exosortase C-terminal domain/associated protein EpsI has product MGSLTVATATAAVGLDLRARTQKPVQAALAEQFPERLGAWVALEQEGIVRPPEQGAKSRYDQEVSRVFAAPDEPSVMLLVAYGSTQSDTLQVHRPEFCYPASGFKILETRDVSQPVTSGLSLPAGFFTAVRGQRVEQVLYWVRLGDYFPDSWLQQHLARLKNSARGLVSDGILVRASVIDGDAQRASVLLSRFLQQLALQSTPLGRQALLGRALA; this is encoded by the coding sequence ATGGGCAGCCTCACGGTCGCCACGGCGACGGCGGCGGTGGGTTTGGATCTTCGCGCGCGTACGCAGAAGCCGGTGCAGGCGGCGCTCGCCGAGCAGTTTCCGGAACGCCTGGGTGCATGGGTGGCGCTCGAGCAGGAGGGCATCGTCCGGCCTCCGGAGCAGGGAGCCAAGTCCCGGTACGACCAGGAAGTTAGCCGCGTCTTTGCTGCGCCTGACGAGCCGAGTGTCATGCTCCTTGTTGCCTACGGTAGCACTCAGAGCGACACTCTCCAGGTGCACCGTCCTGAGTTTTGCTACCCAGCTTCAGGATTTAAAATATTGGAGACGCGGGATGTGTCGCAGCCGGTGACCTCCGGATTGAGCCTTCCAGCGGGCTTCTTTACCGCCGTCCGCGGGCAGCGTGTTGAGCAGGTGCTCTACTGGGTGAGGCTAGGGGACTACTTCCCCGACTCCTGGCTCCAGCAACACCTCGCTCGCCTCAAGAACAGTGCTCGCGGCTTGGTTTCAGACGGCATCCTGGTGCGTGCCTCAGTGATTGACGGCGATGCCCAGCGGGCGAGCGTCTTGCTGTCCCGCTTTCTTCAGCAGCTCGCCCTTCAATCCACGCCGCTTGGTCGGCAGGCACTGCTAGGACGCGCGCTGGCCTAG
- the xrtV gene encoding exosortase V produces MAREIWSTEDGSHGPIVLASGCWLLARQWPEMVQVAKAPALSRALAWMIPSLLVYLFGRMIGVLGVEVFGLMLSLYGLIFAFGGSASLRSLWFPLLYLAFLVPLPDTVVAILTQPMKLAISQAATSLLQAVGYPIANTGVTLQVGPYELLVAAACSGLNAIISLSAIGLFYVYLLHRSDWRYALLLLVFVLPCAIFANFIRVLILILLTYHAGDDAAQGFLHNLAGIFTFALALAAIFAIDKVLTPVRSRLALK; encoded by the coding sequence GTGGCCCGGGAGATCTGGTCGACGGAAGACGGATCTCACGGCCCGATTGTCCTGGCATCCGGTTGTTGGCTGCTCGCGCGGCAATGGCCGGAGATGGTGCAAGTCGCCAAGGCACCGGCGCTTTCGCGTGCACTGGCCTGGATGATCCCGTCCCTTCTCGTCTACCTCTTCGGCCGAATGATAGGTGTGCTGGGCGTTGAAGTCTTCGGACTCATGCTCTCGCTTTACGGTTTGATCTTCGCATTCGGTGGGAGCGCGTCACTTCGATCTTTATGGTTTCCTCTTCTGTACCTCGCGTTCCTGGTTCCGCTTCCAGATACCGTCGTCGCGATCCTGACCCAGCCGATGAAGCTGGCCATCTCGCAGGCAGCAACCAGTCTCCTTCAGGCTGTCGGATATCCCATCGCCAATACGGGTGTGACCTTGCAGGTGGGGCCCTATGAGCTGTTGGTTGCTGCCGCATGTTCCGGGCTTAACGCGATCATCAGTCTTTCGGCGATTGGGCTTTTCTACGTCTACCTGCTTCACCGTTCTGATTGGCGCTACGCACTGCTGTTGCTCGTGTTCGTGCTGCCCTGCGCAATCTTTGCGAACTTCATTAGAGTCCTGATCCTCATCCTCTTAACCTATCACGCCGGCGACGACGCGGCGCAGGGTTTCCTTCATAATCTTGCTGGCATCTTCACCTTTGCCCTCGCGCTCGCAGCCATTTTCGCAATCGACAAGGTCCTCACTCCGGTCAGGTCTCGGCTAGCTCTGAAATGA